Part of the Archocentrus centrarchus isolate MPI-CPG fArcCen1 unplaced genomic scaffold, fArcCen1 scaffold_71_ctg1, whole genome shotgun sequence genome is shown below.
ACGGCCGTCGCTTATCCCCACCCCCATCACCAAGAAACGTGAGCCAAAGGGTGGAGAGGGGGGCGGTGGCGGCAGCAGCGGGGGCGGGGGGGAACGTGGCTCATACATCGTGACGTCTGTGTAAATATGGAGGAACGCCAGGAAGTGTTTATGAAATGAGCTGTACAGGAAGTGAGTGTATTTAAGTGCTATCCCCACCCCCCTCACCTGTTCCTCTCTCCTGATTGGCTCCTGCCAGCTGTCTGTCAGCTCCAATGAAACTCTAACATgaactttttatgtttttataccaCTAAAGAATATGTGTAGCGCTTAGCTTCGCCCCCGCCTTACCCCGCATGGCCCTGCCCCCTAACATGACAGTAACCATGGacacgatgatgatgatgatgattctgCGCCTTCGatagttttttatgttttttgaattGAGTTTGGTTCTGACCAAAACAAGTTGATCCATCCAATCAGTGAGCCCCTTCCCCAGCCAATCACAGTGATCCTCTGAACTTATACACAATCACATTCAACCTCCTCCAGCCAGTCACACAGCCCCTCCCCTCAGGTGATCACCTGTTCTGTCAGAACCTCTCTCTTCTTCTGAGGAAGTCCACTGCCGACTCGAAAACCCGAGACGGTCCCTGAGGCTCGGCAGCAGACTTCCTGTGTGTCGCCGTGGAAACAGATAACACTGTAAACCGTAAGTTATTGCTGTAAACTCTGAACTGAAGCACATAATTTAAACAAGCAGAGTTTGGTTCCTGATTTTAAATCTGAACATTAAAACGAATGCAACACGATGactgcttcctgtttttatttatccatttcctgtctttgttCCGATTGTGACGAGTTAAATCTGTTGtcaataaagtttaaaatattCACGTGACCTTCAGGGCTTTTTGGTGGAAaatttttcagctgcttcatTTCAGCTTTAAACAGGAATTGATGAAGACTTGATCACTGCCAATCGTATTTTATGTCTGAGTGACTGATCAGGTGGAGGAATCCGGTCACATAATCATTACAAACTTTATAAAGAAACCCTTTCAAGACGAGAAATATCTGAAACGCAAAACACGAGTTCAACCCAGAACGGGTAAAAAACTGTCAGCAAACACTGCATCAACGACACAAGCTGGAAACGTGGAGGAGAGAACATGTCACGCACAGTGATGTGTCGATTGAGGGATTCACCTGAGGATCTGACAGCTGGGTCACGTGACTGCTTACAGCAGCATGCGGTGTCTCTGTgggcttttaatgtttttaatcatCTTAAAACTGCAAACATCGATTCTCGGCAGTCCAGTGAGGATCACCGAAGGCTCGACCAAACCCTGCTGCCACGTTTTCATCGCTTCATTAACATTCATGCTTCTTCTGATGGTTCCTTGTGCACGTGAGCCCAGCAACAGCTTCAGCTTCCTCTGTGGTCTCTCTGAGCTCCTCCCAAACTCTTTGAAACTTTGTGCAAACTCAGTGAGAGCTCATTCAGCCTCTGATCATCTCCACCTGTCTGTGAGCCTGCAGGAGCTCCAGACGTTCTCatgaagcagtgacagcatgTTAGTCTGAGGTGTGAACTTGCTACCTGAGTCAGAGGGACCAACATGAAGGAGCTCAGGTGTGCAGCCGCTGATCTTCTAACCATCAGCAAGAACCAGTAAATTTTCAACCTGTAAATGCACTTTTACTGTACAAATGATCTGCTTACACACAAGGTGATCCATCAATGAACAGCTGATCAATAAGCTGCACACATgaagctgtgcaaaagtcttgacccacaccatttcattgtatgttacttggaaaatgggaaatctGCAAGCaattctcattcaccttatttactttgtttatactccactctgcatttaatcattaattgatattaatctctggctctcttccacagcatgtcttttctctcccctcagcccaaccggtcgcggcagatgaccccccctccctgagcctggttctgctggaggtttcttcctgttaaaagggagtttttccttcccactgtcaccaagtgctgctcatagggggtcgttttgactgttgggttttctctgtagggtctttacccacaatacaaagcgccttgaggcgacagtttgttgtgatttggcgctatataaataaaattgaattgaattgaattgaattgaatacatgGAAATGTAGTATATGAGGCtaaaacaagcttgaaagtcaatatttggtgtgacctctGGGGCAGCTTCCTGTCATTACTTTaattcaggaacagttctccaggcttcttgaaggacgttcaaagctcttctttagatgttTGCCTTTGGTTCTCTGTTAGgacgatcccacactgcttcagtaattcTGCAGTCCAGACTCTGGGAGACCGAGCCATGacgtttaataataataataacgcattagtcttatatagcgcttttctagacacccaaagacgctttacaatttcatgcactattcattcacacctggTGGTAAGcgactaatgtagccacagctgccctggggcagtctgacagaggcgtggctgccaatttgcgccTATGGCCCCTCTGAccccaccaaacacacaaccacattcacacttaagcaatgtgggttaagtgtcttgcccagggacacaacgacagcatgcgctcagacggGGACTCTGCATCAAagtctgatggtacttttctgagtttgtaattccatcaattttgagaagatctccaacatcactggctgagatgcagcccaaaccatgacagagccgcCACGTTGTTCTGCAGATGCTGCGGACTGTTGGACCTTTCCATACATATTGATAATTATTTGAAACCAAAAATGTGGATCCatcgctccatcagacctgttccactgatgttcagtccagttcttgtgtaatgtggcatacctcagcctttcctccctgtttcctttcttAAAGAACGGCTTCCTGACAACTGCCTTTCCACTCAAAgcgtttctgatgaggcttcactgAACAGCTGATGAAGATCCAGATGcagctctcaggtcctgtcaggtctttgttaTTCCTGTTTCTGAAGGATGTGACTTTCAGATTCTGATCATCTGCTGTCGAGTTTTTTAGGCCTCACACTTCTTTGACCTCCACATGTCCAGTTTACTcacatttttaaggacacactgtacacatgctgagatatgccgaGTCTTAAGCTAACAGCTGTTTGGGAATCAGCTTGTTGAAGCAAAAAATCCTATTTGATGCTGTCAGACTgagttatctttggcatttttaacAGATTCAACCAAAGTGGAACAAATGATTTGTTTGTGTGACAGGCTGAAAGTAACAAAGAGCCTAAAGACACAGTTTAAACTGCTTCTTTGCTCAGTTGActgttatgtgcagacacaacactggttcatccctgaGTTTGGAGACTTTTTATTCCTGAATGAgccacaggtcagaggtcagagttcagaggcTTAACAAATAACAACCttcctgtgaaaatggtcaggtccACAGACTGGACTGAAGATGAGAGGAAGAGCAGCCAAAGAAGAACTCTGAAGGtctccaattcaattcaattcaattcaatttcacacaaaatcaacaaacagttgccccaaggcacttcatattgtaggtaaagaccctacagtaatatagagaaaacccaacagtccaaacgaccccctatgagcagcacttggtgacagtgggaaggaaaaagtccctttaacaggaagaaacctccatcagaaccaggctcagggagggggggtcatctgctgagggggggctgaggggagagaaaagacatgctgtggaagagagccagagattaatatcaattaatgattaaatgcagagtggagtataaacaaagtaaataaggtgaatgaaaagaaacagtgcatcatgggaaccccccagcagactaggcctatagcagcgtaactaagggagggttcagggtcacctgatccagccctaactataagcttgatcataaaggaaagttttaagcctaatcttaaaaatagagagggtgtctgtctcctgaatccaagctgggagctggttccacagaagaggggcctgaaagctgaaggctctgcctcccattctactcttaaggaTCCTGTTGGGGTGATTTggtccatttacatgaacaaattggagtctattagataaatatgattcaaaccactgcagtagggtttaatcccgggatccgggattcccgggaaatgcgatcagaaccatttcccgtttcccgggaaacgttagacgggaaaccgggaaaaaagtcgcgcgcgtcgatttgactttcagaaagaaaagaaagctaaagttaaatttaaggaaatattgagagaagggttcgtttaatgcgaaaagcattactcttcatttcaggcacgttcagcctccgtttaaggcttcagccttcatctcaagcgttttaatagaggtattacacagttgtgcttttttcctctttaatttgttgaaatcgtaggcaatgtgtttaccctaaggtattttgtattatataattttatattattatatattgttatattgcattatatagcctataaaatatgcctgccctgaacaataaagaaatatctgtttaacttcgagtgtttcctttcctcgtttgcagccgcttactaacaatcatgaattaggatacgggcctaatgtgtgaagaaattatcatgaaatagattgttttaacatatttcgcttttaaaatggagttgagtaaaatgtatattttttaggctataaggattggccagtttttcaaaagacgattcacagcgaacctactttaaccctcagacacggtgttaaaaatttgctgttgccagaatggcaatgaccaagtcgtggtgcattactcaaggccctgtgttatgccatattatagtgtagtacggtagttaacttttcaatgactattacagcgttccactggtggagatatagcgcaacagatgtcgccacgacagcgtggctgagccgtattgttttgcaccagcagttgtaaaatatcttggtataattccatgtacaatggaggaatattcgaattatatttgttaagggagtgttgaggaacgatacaacaccgcatagctcgagcactcgaatgtccagatgtaggttttattgcgttaatcaagccgacgttgccccctactgggcataacaggacatagctggaaagctacctctacaatatcagaataggttaaggccgacacaggctacagaagggctaattaaaataaataaataaataaactttttcccgggattcccgggaaatggctcgtcatttcccgggatttgattcatgtcattttcgggaaaaatattaaaccctacactgcagtgcagtacatttaatacctatggcatgaattctgaaacctgactgaaactctccaaataaactgttcctcagcaaatgatcagttagctgttttacaactactctttcagaAAACTGTTCAATCgaaaactttatttgtataCTTTTCCTACAGTAACAATGCAACTCAgtttgctcaagagcacttagAAAATTACCAAAATGTctgtctcaagacttttgcacagtattgcaCAGACTCGCTAATCAATACATTATGTGACGTCaggtttccatccatccattcgcttccgcttatcctgttcagggtcgcgggggggctggagcctatcccagctgtcatagggtgagaggcggggtacaccctgaacaggtcgccagcctgtcacagggccaacacagagagacgaacaacctttcacactcacattcacacttatgggcaatttagaatagccaattaacctaaccccagtaagtgacGTCAGGTTTCTCCGCTCTTATTTTGACTGTGACACAAAATGCGGATGTGGAGGAGTGTGTTGTCACTTCCGGTCCGTGCCTCCGTCCGCTCCGTCTCCGGCTACTTCTGTCTCAGGTGATGGATGCTCAAAAGGTTAGTCTGATCGATCGGTAATCAATCACTCACACAGTCTGACGTGAGTGCTGAGGGGAGGGGCTGAGGGGCACGGAGGTACGGGAGAGGGCGGGGCAGGGGGGGGATTAGCTGCTAAGTATTAGCTGTTAGCTCCTCTCTCTGGTCGAGCTAGCATCAGTGTCAACGGGAGCTCTGAATCAATAATTACTGATCAGTGGGTGAGCGCAGGTCGGGGTCACATGATTCTTCAGGCTGTTCAGACCTTGAAGCTGCTCTGTTAACACCCcgagtttcaaaataaaacccttACAGGCACAtttattttcaaagtaaaagcagaaGCTTCCGGTGTCTCTGGCTCTGGAACCTCTCAGTTCAAATGTGTTTCACTGACATTTTGTGAAAACAGCATTACAAAAGCAGCATGTTACACTTCATCAGTAGAAACacaacacaatcacacaaaGATTGATACACCTGTCGTTCAATCAGTTCGTTGTTCTTAGAGAGTCTTCATCAAACCGGCAACTGACCAGGTAGGTGTTGGACCGACCAGATGAAGCAGATTTCTCTgctctcagcttttattttggcgGACTGAGTCCCGCTCACTGTTCTGTTGGAGTGTTTGGACTTCCTGTGGGGTTCCTGTGAGGTTCCTGTCTGTGGGCAGCTGCAGATCTTTGCAGGTcagacaacagcagctgattggtGGAGCTGGCAGGTGTGGTAGGGACAGAGATCTTTAACCCCCCCCCATCCGGAGCCAATGGTCTCGCCAGATGTGTCTTGGTAACTCGAACGGTATGAGGATGATGGTCAGGATTCTCGACCGCTGGTTTAGTCCATGCTGAGCTTCACCATCATAGAGGAAGTGCTGTAAAAATAAAGGTTTGAGAAAAAtgtcttaaatttttttttttgtatgtgttgtAAACAGGAAGCTCTGCGCAGGATCATCAGCACCTTAACCAATAAGAGCGAGGAGCTCCAAAACTTCTTGGAATCAGTCGACCACACGTTGACAGGCCTGCAGGTCAGCTCATTCATTGTCTGAAGAAGCAAAACCGGGAGCGAGGTGGGCGGGGCAAGACAAATTAAAGGCTAAATAACTAAAGTTACCTTTATCCAATCAGGAGGAGTCATGCAAGGTGATGTCAGAGTTGCAGGCGGAAATTGAGCAGTTATACACTGCTCTGGAGGAGAGGGGGGCGGAGCTCCGTGATATTATCAAAGAAGAGAAGCAAAGGAAGGAGATGGAGCTTcaggtttttaaatttattctttttttttactttacatatttagaatatttcatatttatattgATGAATGCATTTGTTTATATAGGTTTATTTATCAATTGATCGATTGGTTTGTTTTCCGTGATTTTTCAGAAGCAGCTGTCAGAGGGAAAGTTCGCTTTGCTGTCATGTGAGGAGCTTCTCGACTTTGCCAATCAGACGCTGATCATCACCAATGAAGAAGAATTTCTCACGGTGAggagtgaggaagaggaagaagcatCAGTTCATccaataaaaaaactaaaatgtttgtgtttgtttttcaggctgcaaaacaaatcaaagaGCGGTATGTCTGCATTCATTTATCGTGTTTATGTGGAAATGAAAGCTTGTTTTCATTGGCTGTTTGTGCACGTTTGATGAtgtcagatgtttgtttttgtttgtttttgtttacgaTGTTTGTTTGAAATTGTTGTCATTGATTCTTTGCAAACTGTTAACAAACTAACACCAAACTTCAAATTAAGCTTTCAAATGAtttgcatgcaaactccaccccCAACCTTCcaaaccccacccccaaatactAACACCTAACCCCGCCTCCTCTACTGGTGCTCGCCCCCCTCACTGTTGCCAGGGTAACAATGGCGCCGGCTTTCCGGCTGACGACTCGGCCTGCGGTGTCGGACCACATGTCGCAGTTTACTGTGGACTTCAGTGAGGAGAGGGCAGGGCTTctgcgacttcacttcctgccAGGTCAGCTGACACACagcctgtttttttctgttctgtgatgtcagaggtcactttttttttttttttcagtgcccAGACCGCCACAAATTGATGCCTCCAGTTGCATCGTCCGTGACAACGCCATCACGGTCACCTGGCGACCGCCCGGCGAGGTGGACAGCAGCAGCGATGGCAGCAGCGGACCGACTGAACGCTACGAGCTTGAATACCGGAAAGCGGAACGCGACAGTGCGCcacgagcagcagcagaggcgtGCTGGGAGAAAGtctgtgacatcacagagaTGCAGGTCACCATCTCAGGtgaggggtcagaggtcattacTGCAGCCTGTTAGCTTATTCGCATTAGCATGGCCATGACATCACTGAGTTTAAACCAAAGAGAAgagtttatttctgtgtttcaggTCTGAAGTTCGATTCACGCTT
Proteins encoded:
- the fsd1l gene encoding FSD1-like protein isoform X2, whose protein sequence is MDAQKEALRRIISTLTNKSEELQNFLESVDHTLTGLQEESCKVMSELQAEIEQLYTALEERGAELRDIIKEEKQRKEMELQKQLSEGKFALLSCEELLDFANQTLIITNEEEFLTAAKQIKERVTMAPAFRLTTRPAVSDHMSQFTVDFSEERAGLLRLHFLPVPRPPQIDASSCIVRDNAITVTWRPPGEVDSSSDGSSGPTERYELEYRKAERDSAPRAAAEACWEKVCDITEMQVTISGLKFDSRFIIVRVRARNKAAAGEFSDPVAIETPAYNFGFDASTAHTELKVQGDTVTWEPQGVKGHDPRMRGKENKSSRSATPSPNKTAASRGGRDRFAGESYTVLGDQEMTDGCHYWELRPLADWKSFSVGVAYRASLGRFDQLGKSAGSWCLHASQWLQSSLAAKHNNRAKTLDWPLPQRIGIYCDYDSGDLLFIDVDRLRLLHAFKTKFSQPLIPAFTVWCGGITIATGLQVPSFMGNFLSTSRSLSSPSQ
- the fsd1l gene encoding FSD1-like protein isoform X1, which codes for MDAQKEALRRIISTLTNKSEELQNFLESVDHTLTGLQEESCKVMSELQAEIEQLYTALEERGAELRDIIKEEKQRKEMELQKQLSEGKFALLSCEELLDFANQTLIITNEEEFLTAAKQIKERVTMAPAFRLTTRPAVSDHMSQFTVDFSEERAGLLRLHFLPVPRPPQIDASSCIVRDNAITVTWRPPGEVDSSSDGSSGPTERYELEYRKAERDSAPRAAAEACWEKVCDITEMQVTISGLKFDSRFIIVRVRARNKAAAGEFSDPVAIETPAYNFGFDASTAHTELKVQGDTVTWEPQGVKGHDPRMRGKENKSSSRSATPSPNKTAASRGGRDRFAGESYTVLGDQEMTDGCHYWELRPLADWKSFSVGVAYRASLGRFDQLGKSAGSWCLHASQWLQSSLAAKHNNRAKTLDWPLPQRIGIYCDYDSGDLLFIDVDRLRLLHAFKTKFSQPLIPAFTVWCGGITIATGLQVPSFMGNFLSTSRSLSSPSQ